A portion of the Burkholderia sp. GAS332 genome contains these proteins:
- a CDS encoding drug resistance transporter, EmrB/QacA subfamily has product MPLALGAFIVPLIVACAMFMENVDGTVIVTSLPVLARDLGQDPITLKLAVTAYVIGLGVFIPICGWVADRFGSRTVFRTAIGIFMAGSLMCAASTSLGTFVVARFVQGIGGAMMVPVGRIIIFRSLPKSDFIRAVNYLTVPALLGPVVGPPLGGFITTYLHWRLIFFINIPIGLLGIWLANKHIANVREAHPGRLDWTGFILSASGASLFMLGLSLVGGELVSNTVSVSMCVIGVALLVIYVLYANRVELPVLDLRLLRIPSFHASVVGGSLFRIGLGAVPFLLPLALQEGLGMTAFKSGSITCASAFGSIFMKAAASRILGRFGFRNVLMFNAVCAGLSIAIYGLFFPGTPHWLIWCVVLFGGFFPSLQFTSLNTLAYADIPSRDIGRATSVASVIQQISLGLGVTIAGIVLQISHNVQGHSTIVFSDFWPAFLAVGLFSFLSIPVTARLPQGAGDEIARGSRGSA; this is encoded by the coding sequence ATGCCTCTCGCTTTAGGCGCTTTCATCGTTCCGCTGATCGTCGCGTGTGCGATGTTCATGGAAAATGTGGACGGCACGGTCATCGTGACGTCGCTGCCTGTTCTGGCGCGCGATCTCGGCCAGGACCCCATTACCCTTAAGCTCGCCGTGACGGCTTACGTCATTGGCCTCGGCGTCTTCATTCCCATTTGCGGCTGGGTTGCCGACCGCTTCGGTTCGCGCACGGTGTTTCGCACGGCCATCGGCATTTTCATGGCCGGCTCGCTGATGTGCGCGGCGTCCACGTCGCTCGGCACCTTCGTGGTTGCACGCTTCGTGCAAGGCATCGGCGGCGCGATGATGGTGCCGGTGGGACGCATCATCATTTTTCGCTCGTTGCCTAAGTCCGACTTCATTCGCGCGGTCAATTATCTGACCGTCCCCGCGCTGCTCGGGCCGGTAGTGGGACCACCGCTCGGTGGCTTCATCACGACGTATCTGCACTGGCGCCTGATCTTCTTCATCAACATTCCAATCGGCCTGCTGGGCATCTGGCTTGCGAACAAGCACATCGCCAACGTGCGCGAAGCGCATCCTGGCCGGCTCGACTGGACCGGCTTCATATTGTCGGCGAGCGGGGCGTCGCTGTTCATGCTGGGGCTCTCGCTCGTAGGTGGTGAGTTGGTGTCGAACACGGTGTCGGTCAGCATGTGCGTGATCGGCGTGGCGCTGCTGGTGATTTACGTGCTGTACGCAAACCGTGTCGAATTGCCGGTGCTGGATCTTCGGCTATTGCGCATTCCGAGTTTTCACGCGAGCGTGGTGGGCGGCTCGCTGTTTCGCATCGGCCTGGGCGCAGTGCCGTTCCTGTTGCCGCTCGCGTTGCAGGAAGGACTGGGCATGACCGCGTTCAAGTCGGGGTCGATCACCTGCGCGTCCGCGTTCGGCTCGATCTTCATGAAGGCGGCCGCGTCGCGCATTCTCGGCCGATTCGGTTTCCGCAACGTGCTCATGTTTAACGCCGTTTGCGCGGGCCTGTCCATTGCCATCTACGGTCTGTTCTTTCCTGGCACGCCGCATTGGCTGATCTGGTGTGTGGTGCTGTTCGGCGGTTTCTTCCCGTCGTTGCAGTTCACTTCGTTGAATACCTTGGCGTATGCGGATATTCCGAGCCGCGACATTGGCCGCGCGACGAGTGTCGCGAGTGTGATCCAGCAGATTTCGTTGGGGCTCGGCGTGACGATCGCCGGCATCGTGCTGCAAATCTCGCATAACGTGCAGGGTCATTCGACCATCGTGTTCTCCGACTTCTGGCCGGCGTTTCTGGCGGTCGGCCTGTTCTCGTTCCTGTCGATTCCGGTGACCGCGCGCTTGCCGCAAGGCGCCGGCGATGAAATCGCGCGCGGCAGCAGAGGGTCCGCCTGA
- a CDS encoding putative membrane protein codes for MTRAALILLSIGTALFVGLLAWQGFGSVASALAAAGWGLVLVAAFHLVPLVLDAGAISALFQRRHDGVHHDVTLRDALFARWVGESVNSLLPAGQIGGPVVMVRQLSQRGMRMRDAAAAITVSTTAQALAQIVFALLGLLLFGAYAAHGAFHDLRTATLIATGVLAALIVGFYYAQRRGLFGRLLGVVSKVFGQRDWSSLLTRAEAVDAAVQAMYRERGRVAASFALSLVGWIVGTVEVWLALRFLGHPVDWVDALLLESLGQAIRGAAFMIPGSLGVQEGGYLLLAPLVGLPPDAALALSLAKRAREILLGLPGLLVLHFSERSWQRRRATARVPVAD; via the coding sequence ATGACTCGCGCGGCCCTGATTCTGCTGTCGATCGGGACGGCGCTTTTTGTCGGCCTGCTCGCATGGCAGGGGTTCGGCTCCGTTGCCTCGGCGCTGGCCGCGGCAGGCTGGGGGCTCGTGCTCGTCGCGGCGTTCCACCTCGTGCCGCTGGTGCTCGACGCCGGCGCGATCTCGGCGCTGTTCCAGCGCCGGCACGACGGCGTGCATCACGACGTCACGCTGCGCGATGCGTTGTTCGCGCGCTGGGTCGGCGAATCGGTGAATAGCCTGTTGCCGGCCGGCCAGATCGGCGGCCCCGTGGTGATGGTGCGGCAACTGTCCCAGCGCGGCATGCGCATGCGCGACGCGGCCGCCGCCATTACCGTCAGCACCACGGCGCAGGCGCTCGCACAAATCGTCTTCGCGCTGCTCGGGCTGCTGCTGTTCGGCGCTTACGCCGCGCACGGCGCGTTTCACGATCTGCGAACCGCCACGCTCATTGCCACCGGCGTGCTGGCCGCGCTGATCGTAGGCTTCTATTACGCGCAGCGGCGCGGCCTGTTCGGCCGTCTGCTCGGTGTGGTCTCGAAGGTGTTCGGCCAGCGCGACTGGTCGTCGCTGCTGACGCGCGCCGAAGCCGTCGACGCCGCCGTGCAGGCGATGTACCGCGAGCGTGGCCGCGTCGCGGCGAGCTTTGCCCTGAGTCTAGTGGGCTGGATCGTCGGCACGGTCGAGGTGTGGCTCGCGCTGCGCTTTCTCGGCCATCCGGTCGACTGGGTCGATGCACTCCTGCTCGAAAGTCTCGGGCAGGCGATTCGTGGCGCGGCGTTCATGATCCCGGGCTCGCTCGGCGTGCAGGAAGGCGGTTATCTACTGCTCGCGCCGCTCGTGGGCTTGCCGCCGGATGCGGCGCTGGCGTTGTCGCTCGCCAAGCGCGCACGTGAAATCCTGCTGGGCCTGCCGGGTCTGCTGGTTTTGCACTTCAGCGAACGAAGCTGGCAACGGCGGCGCGCTACGGCGCGCGTGCCGGTTGCCGATTAA
- a CDS encoding gamma-glutamyltransferase 1 Threonine peptidase. MEROPS family T03 encodes MKLFHNVKGSASGLAFVALVSVSSGFLEATPAFAKAPEQAQPAILTASAIAVADKYSADAAEQIFKEGGNAVDAAVAIAFTLAVTYPEAGNIGGGGFMTLYVDGKPYFLDYRERAPLAATKNMYLDDKGEVIKDMSMFGYRAVGVPGTVDGMWQAQRRFGKLKWKQVLAPAIHYARDGFEVSEQLQQRRDDAAKDFAGKTNFDTYFGNLKQGVNFKQPDLAAVLQRISDQGAKDFYSGKTADLIAASMRGHGLITKADLQQYKAVWRQPIQADWNGYRVITAPPPSSGGIGLVQLLKMKADIAPDFKDVTLNSAQYVHLIAEIEKRVFADRAQYLGDPDFYKVPVAQLIDDGYLAKRAAEVNPNTPSDTKSVQPGLGTSMPEKAETTHFSVIDKWGNAVSNTYTINGYFGSGVVADRTGIVLNDEMDDFSAKPGVANQFGVVGADANSIEPKKRPLSSMTPTILTKDGKVSLVIGTPGGSRIFTSIFQVINNVYDFNMPLQAAVGAMRFHHQLLPPNTIFWEPYMPIEGELAKQIEAKGYVLKGQDFSGDIQAIKVNGDTPEAAADPRGRGVTRVIQ; translated from the coding sequence ATGAAGTTGTTTCACAACGTCAAAGGGTCCGCTAGCGGGCTTGCGTTCGTCGCGCTCGTCTCTGTTTCAAGCGGTTTTCTCGAAGCCACGCCGGCCTTTGCCAAAGCGCCCGAACAAGCGCAGCCGGCGATTCTCACGGCTTCCGCCATTGCGGTCGCCGACAAGTACAGCGCCGACGCTGCTGAACAGATCTTCAAGGAAGGCGGCAACGCCGTCGACGCGGCAGTCGCGATTGCCTTCACGCTTGCCGTGACGTATCCGGAGGCGGGCAACATCGGCGGTGGTGGTTTTATGACGCTGTATGTCGACGGCAAGCCGTACTTCCTCGACTATCGCGAGCGTGCACCCCTGGCCGCGACGAAGAACATGTATCTCGACGACAAGGGCGAGGTCATCAAGGACATGAGCATGTTCGGCTATCGCGCGGTGGGCGTGCCGGGCACCGTCGACGGCATGTGGCAAGCGCAGCGCCGCTTCGGCAAGCTCAAATGGAAGCAGGTGCTCGCGCCGGCCATTCATTACGCGCGCGATGGCTTCGAGGTCAGCGAGCAATTGCAGCAACGCCGCGACGACGCCGCGAAAGACTTTGCCGGCAAGACCAACTTCGACACCTACTTCGGCAACCTGAAGCAGGGCGTCAACTTCAAGCAACCGGATCTCGCCGCCGTGCTGCAGCGCATTTCGGATCAAGGCGCGAAAGACTTCTACTCGGGCAAGACGGCCGATCTGATCGCGGCGTCCATGCGCGGCCACGGCCTGATTACGAAGGCCGACCTGCAGCAGTACAAAGCCGTGTGGCGTCAGCCGATCCAGGCGGACTGGAATGGCTATCGCGTGATTACCGCGCCGCCTCCGAGTTCGGGTGGTATCGGTCTCGTGCAGTTGCTGAAGATGAAGGCCGACATCGCACCCGACTTCAAGGACGTCACGCTTAATTCCGCGCAGTACGTGCACCTGATCGCGGAAATCGAGAAGCGCGTGTTCGCCGATCGTGCGCAGTATCTCGGCGACCCGGACTTCTACAAGGTGCCGGTCGCACAACTGATCGACGACGGGTATCTCGCGAAGCGTGCCGCCGAGGTGAACCCGAATACGCCGTCGGATACCAAGAGCGTGCAACCGGGTTTGGGCACGTCGATGCCGGAGAAAGCGGAAACCACGCACTTCTCGGTAATCGACAAGTGGGGTAACGCGGTGTCGAACACGTACACCATCAACGGCTACTTCGGCTCGGGCGTGGTGGCGGATCGCACGGGCATCGTGCTGAACGACGAGATGGACGACTTCTCCGCGAAGCCGGGCGTTGCGAACCAGTTTGGCGTGGTGGGTGCCGACGCGAATTCGATTGAGCCGAAGAAGCGCCCGTTGTCGTCGATGACCCCGACGATTCTGACCAAGGACGGCAAGGTGTCGCTCGTGATCGGCACGCCGGGTGGCTCGCGCATCTTCACGTCGATCTTCCAGGTGATCAACAACGTTTACGATTTCAACATGCCGTTGCAGGCGGCCGTGGGCGCGATGCGCTTCCATCACCAGTTGTTGCCGCCGAACACGATCTTCTGGGAGCCGTACATGCCGATCGAGGGCGAGCTCGCCAAGCAGATCGAAGCCAAGGGCTACGTGCTGAAGGGACAGGATTTCAGCGGCGACATCCAGGCGATCAAGGTCAATGGCGATACGCCGGAAGCCGCAGCCGATCCGCGCGGCCGTGGTGTGACGCGGGTGATTCAGTGA
- a CDS encoding Choline kinase: MRAIILAAGLGLRLQQPPQAQFPKCLLQFDGMSLLERHLQMLETAGVTDVVLALGFQPESVQAELARINWPHQVETVLNPRYDLGSVLTVHTVAEALTRGGDVLLMDADVLYDERILSALVAGETVNRLLIDRDFEAGDEPVKLCLKDGVPVELRKQLAVNLEYDTIGESVGFFRFRQETAQRFTEIVAGYVDSGRANMPHEEAVRDLLLERSQVFDTADVTGSPWIEIDFPNDVARASTEILPQLQPLVSASR; encoded by the coding sequence ATGCGTGCCATCATCCTCGCAGCGGGCCTCGGCCTGCGTCTCCAGCAACCGCCGCAGGCACAGTTCCCGAAGTGCCTGCTGCAGTTCGACGGCATGAGCCTGCTCGAACGGCATCTGCAGATGCTTGAAACCGCCGGCGTGACCGACGTCGTGCTGGCGCTCGGTTTTCAGCCGGAATCGGTGCAGGCGGAACTGGCGCGGATCAACTGGCCGCATCAGGTGGAAACCGTGCTGAACCCGCGTTACGACCTGGGCAGCGTGCTGACGGTGCACACGGTGGCCGAGGCGCTGACGCGCGGCGGGGACGTGCTGCTGATGGACGCCGACGTGCTTTACGACGAGCGCATTCTGAGCGCGCTGGTGGCGGGCGAGACGGTCAACCGTCTGTTGATCGACCGTGATTTCGAAGCCGGTGACGAGCCCGTCAAGCTATGCCTGAAAGACGGTGTACCGGTCGAATTGCGCAAGCAGCTCGCCGTCAATCTCGAGTACGACACCATTGGCGAATCGGTGGGCTTCTTCCGCTTCCGCCAGGAAACCGCGCAACGTTTCACGGAGATCGTCGCGGGCTACGTGGATAGCGGCCGGGCCAACATGCCGCACGAAGAAGCGGTGCGCGACCTGTTGCTGGAGCGCAGCCAGGTGTTCGACACGGCCGACGTGACCGGCTCGCCGTGGATCGAGATCGACTTCCCGAACGACGTCGCGCGTGCAAGCACCGAGATTCTGCCGCAGCTGCAACCGCTGGTCAGTGCATCGCGTTAA
- a CDS encoding Phosphatidylglycerophosphate synthase (manually curated), translating to MNSRPSIPINVPAPRTWDARLARRLVMPLVNTWVTPNHLTTLRLLIGVAGALCLAHGGFAWTNSGAFLIVLSNFVDHTDGELARIGGKSSRIGHFYDLACDALVTVMLFIGMGVGSTHVGSLKVSPGWLGAVAGVAVALIFFLRMRIEEMAGKAGTKQASVGGFETEDVLYLLPIVTLTSVVMPFVVVASIGAPLFAAWVVVDYWRVTRRAARSAVVPTEASETSQMWASE from the coding sequence ATGAATTCGCGACCATCAATTCCAATTAACGTTCCGGCCCCCAGAACATGGGATGCGAGGCTTGCCCGCCGCCTGGTCATGCCGCTCGTCAACACTTGGGTCACGCCGAACCATCTGACCACGCTGCGCCTGTTGATCGGGGTCGCCGGCGCGCTGTGCCTCGCCCACGGTGGCTTTGCCTGGACCAACTCGGGCGCCTTTCTGATCGTGCTGTCGAACTTCGTCGACCACACAGATGGTGAACTTGCGCGTATCGGTGGAAAGTCGAGCCGAATCGGTCATTTTTACGATCTCGCGTGTGACGCGCTCGTGACTGTCATGTTGTTCATCGGCATGGGTGTCGGCTCGACGCATGTCGGTTCATTGAAAGTTTCACCCGGCTGGCTGGGCGCTGTGGCGGGCGTGGCGGTCGCGCTGATTTTCTTCTTGCGCATGCGCATCGAGGAGATGGCGGGCAAAGCCGGCACGAAGCAGGCATCGGTCGGCGGTTTCGAAACCGAAGACGTGCTGTACCTGCTCCCCATCGTCACGCTGACGAGCGTTGTCATGCCGTTCGTCGTGGTTGCGTCGATTGGCGCGCCGCTCTTTGCCGCCTGGGTGGTGGTCGATTATTGGCGCGTCACGCGCCGCGCCGCACGCTCGGCGGTTGTTCCCACCGAGGCGTCTGAAACCAGTCAAATGTGGGCCAGTGAATGA